CCATACGCCTGCTCCTCTGCTGGGTCAGCATACCGATGAAATCTTGCGAGAGGTATTGTCGTACCCGGAAGAAACCATTCAGCGTCTGCGGCAGAAAAATGTTTTTTAATATGAGGGCAGTGATGAGCCGGAATCTATCCTTATTTTTGTTTCTGACCGGCATTGTTAAAACCATTGCAGGGCATCCTGCCCTGCATTTAATTAAAAAATGTGAGAGGAGGATTTGTTCAATGAAAGTGAATCGTAGTTTTGCAGTGATTGCCATCTTGGCGCTTACCCTGATCAGCGTTCCGGCGGTCGGGCAAGCGGCAAAAAACAGGATATCCATCGGAGGAAACGGCGTAGGAGGCGTTTACTATCTTTATTCCGGTGCGCTGGCCACAATTATCAGCACGAAAGTTCCCGATGTCCAGCCGACAGTTGAAGTATGTCCGGGCTCGTCGGTAGAACATATAACAAGGATGCAGATAAACGACATTCAGGTTGGCCCGGCAATGAACGACGTGGTCTTTCAATCCGTGAAAGGAATCAACCGTTTTAAAAAGCCGCAGGACAAAATCAGGACGCTTTTTACAATGTATCCTGCAGAGCTCCAAGGCGTTGCCCTGGAAAAGGATAACCTGACAACTCCGAAATCGCTGATCGGCAAAAGGGTCTCCATCGGAAATCCGGGGACCGGTACAAGTGTAATGACGGCTGCTGTTTTTGAAGCCCTGGGGATCAGCTTGAAGGACTTTAAGCTGCAGAATCTGAACTGGAACGAGGGCGC
The sequence above is drawn from the Syntrophales bacterium genome and encodes:
- a CDS encoding TAXI family TRAP transporter solute-binding subunit, which gives rise to MKVNRSFAVIAILALTLISVPAVGQAAKNRISIGGNGVGGVYYLYSGALATIISTKVPDVQPTVEVCPGSSVEHITRMQINDIQVGPAMNDVVFQSVKGINRFKKPQDKIRTLFTMYPAELQGVALEKDNLTTPKSLIGKRVSIGNPGTGTSVMTAAVFEALGISLKDFKLQNLNWNEGAQAIRNDSLDVQFGAIAAPAPFIMDLSATHKVALVNFSDEELAKIQAKYEYYAPLTIKAGTYPAIKVDVKTPGIWNSMLATAELSDELAYQITKAVYENIPVLQKVYKKADWATPENTMKYAVAPLHPGAVKYYKEKGVAIPGRLMP